One stretch of Thalassophryne amazonica chromosome 19, fThaAma1.1, whole genome shotgun sequence DNA includes these proteins:
- the six6a gene encoding homeobox protein SIX6a yields MFQLPILNFSPQQVAGVCETLEESGDVERLGRFLWSLPVAPAACEVLNKNESVLRARAVVAFHTGNFRELYHILENHKFTKESHTKLQALWLEAHYQEAEKLRGRPLGPVDKYRVRKKFPLPRTIWDGEQKTHCFKERTRHLLREWYLQDPYPNPSKKRELAQATGLTPTQVGNWFKNRRQRDRAAASKNRLQQQVLSGGSVRSLADEDGTVDRLGNSSSPEASLSSKVAASAISITSSDSECDI; encoded by the exons ATGTTTCAGCTGCCCATCTTGAATTTCAGCCCCCAGCAGGTCGCCGGGGTCTGCGAGACTCTGGAGGAGAGCGGGGACGTCGAGCGCCTCGGCCGCTTCCTGTGGTCGCTGCCCGTCGCGCCCGCGGCCTGCGAGGTGCTCAACAAGAACGAGTCGGTGCTGAGAGCCCGGGCCGTGGTCGCTTTTCACACCGGCAATTTCCGCGAACTCTACCACATCCTGGAGAACCACAAATTCACCAAAGAGTCGCACACGAAGCTGCAGGCTCTGTGGCTGGAGGCGCACTACCAGGAGGCGGAGAAGCTGCGAGGCCGCCCGCTGGGGCCCGTGGACAAATACCGGGTGCGGAAGAAGTTCCCGCTGCCCAGAACCATATGGGACGGAGAGCAGAAAACCCACTGCTTCAAGGAGAGAACCCGGCACTTGTTACGAGAATGGTACTTGCAGGATCCCTACCCGAATCCCAGCAAAAAGAGGGAGCTGGCACAGGCCACAGGACTGACACCCACACAAGTAGGAAACTGGTTCAAAAACcgcagacaaagagacagagcggCGGCTTCGAAAAACAG GCTCCAGCAGCAGGTCCTGTCCGGCGGTTCGGTTCGCTCCCTGGCGGACGAGGACGGCACCGTGGACCGTTTGGGGAACTCCTCCAGTCCGGAGGCGAGTCTGTCCAGCAAAGTGGCCGCGTCCGCCATCTCCATCACCTCCAGCGACAGCGAATGTGACATCTGA